One Paraburkholderia kururiensis DNA window includes the following coding sequences:
- a CDS encoding vWA domain-containing protein, which translates to MSRHEPMTAMPPLVRNVVHFVRVLRAAGLPMSPAHAVDALDALGWIDIGRRDDVRAALATLLVSAPDERELFDAAFDLFWRDPDWEGKLRALLLPKVQGAMPPPKRNNRLADALAARRPPAGANPPSAAQERHELHARVTFSAEERLRQRDFDTLSADEWRALRHLIRGHRLPLATEPTRRLKAASRGSRADLRASARHAVRAGGDWTVWKYRAVVQRKPPLVLLLDISGSMSSYSRAVLYFCHALLQSRERLQVFLFGTRLTHATRALRERDPDVAIAALSAQVSDWSGGTRIGAALAEFNRRWARRVLAGRATVLLVTDGLDYEAIDVLEAEMARLHRFAHRVVWLNPLLRYRDFSPTARGVQAIAPHVDSCHPIHNLESLEAFARSLGGPWPQALTSHTKTTGGATQCN; encoded by the coding sequence ATGTCTCGCCATGAGCCCATGACCGCCATGCCGCCTCTCGTGCGCAACGTCGTGCACTTCGTGCGCGTGCTGCGCGCCGCGGGTCTGCCGATGTCGCCGGCCCACGCCGTGGACGCGCTCGACGCCTTGGGCTGGATCGACATCGGCCGCCGCGACGACGTGCGCGCCGCGCTCGCGACGCTGCTCGTTTCGGCGCCCGACGAGCGCGAGCTGTTCGACGCCGCGTTCGATCTCTTCTGGCGCGACCCGGACTGGGAAGGCAAGCTGCGCGCGCTCCTGCTACCGAAGGTGCAAGGCGCCATGCCGCCGCCGAAGCGCAACAACCGTCTCGCCGATGCACTCGCCGCACGTCGTCCGCCCGCGGGCGCGAACCCGCCGTCTGCCGCGCAAGAGCGCCACGAACTGCACGCGCGAGTGACGTTCAGCGCAGAGGAACGTCTGCGCCAGCGCGATTTCGACACGCTCTCGGCCGACGAATGGCGCGCGCTGCGGCATCTGATACGCGGCCATCGTCTGCCGCTCGCGACTGAGCCGACGCGGCGGCTCAAGGCCGCGTCGCGCGGCAGCCGCGCCGATCTGCGCGCGAGCGCCCGCCACGCCGTGCGCGCGGGCGGCGACTGGACCGTCTGGAAGTACCGTGCCGTCGTGCAACGCAAGCCGCCGCTCGTGCTGCTGCTCGACATCTCCGGGTCGATGAGCAGCTACTCGCGCGCGGTGCTCTATTTCTGCCACGCGCTCCTGCAATCGCGCGAGCGGCTTCAGGTGTTCCTGTTCGGCACGCGGCTCACGCATGCCACGCGCGCGCTGCGCGAACGCGATCCCGACGTGGCCATCGCGGCGCTCTCGGCACAAGTGTCGGACTGGTCGGGCGGCACGCGCATCGGCGCCGCGCTCGCGGAGTTCAACCGACGCTGGGCCCGGCGCGTACTCGCGGGCCGCGCCACCGTGCTGCTCGTCACGGACGGCCTCGACTACGAAGCCATCGACGTGCTCGAAGCCGAGATGGCCCGCCTGCATCGCTTCGCGCATCGCGTGGTGTGGCTCAATCCGCTGCTGCGCTATCGTGATTTCTCGCCGACCGCACGGGGCGTGCAGGCGATCGCGCCCCATGTCGATTCTTGCCATCCGATCCATAATCTCGAAAGCCTCGAAGCGTTTGCCCGCAGCCTTGGCGGACCGTGGCCACAGGCGCTGACATCGCACACGAAAACAACCGGAGGAGCGACGCAATGCAACTGA
- a CDS encoding AAA family ATPase: MQPASIDDTLAQLAAQGYLASRELATALYLALRMERPLFLEGEPGVGKTELAKAAAGMLGTTLLRLQCYEGLDTASALYEWDYPRQIMALRLAEAAGERPDNDTLYRGEFLLKRPLLQALLPDEHHPGARRVLLIDEIDRADEPFEAFLLELLSDFQVSIPEYGTVRAQQPPLVVMTSNRTREVHDALKRRCLYQWIGYPDRERELAIVAARAPQTSAELQRRAVDFVHQLRGMDLFKAPGIAETIDWCRALAALSVTELDPQSVQNTLGVLLKYQDDLARLDAQQIAQCLAMSP, translated from the coding sequence ATGCAGCCCGCCTCAATCGACGACACCCTCGCGCAACTCGCGGCGCAAGGCTATCTGGCGAGCCGCGAACTCGCCACCGCGCTCTATCTCGCGCTGCGCATGGAGCGGCCGCTCTTCCTCGAAGGCGAGCCGGGCGTCGGCAAAACGGAACTCGCGAAGGCCGCAGCGGGCATGCTCGGCACGACGCTCTTGCGGCTGCAATGCTACGAAGGGCTCGACACCGCGAGCGCGCTCTACGAATGGGACTACCCGCGCCAGATCATGGCGTTGCGTCTGGCCGAAGCCGCGGGCGAACGGCCCGACAACGACACGCTGTACCGCGGCGAATTCCTGCTCAAGCGTCCGCTGCTGCAAGCGTTGCTGCCCGACGAGCATCATCCGGGCGCGCGGCGCGTGCTGCTCATCGACGAAATAGACCGCGCCGACGAGCCCTTCGAGGCGTTTCTGCTGGAACTGCTCTCCGACTTCCAGGTGTCCATTCCCGAGTACGGCACCGTGCGCGCACAACAGCCGCCGCTCGTCGTGATGACGTCGAACCGCACGCGCGAAGTGCACGACGCGCTCAAGCGCCGCTGCCTCTATCAATGGATCGGCTACCCCGACCGCGAGCGCGAACTCGCCATCGTGGCGGCGCGTGCGCCGCAGACGTCGGCGGAGTTGCAGCGCCGCGCCGTGGATTTCGTGCACCAGTTGCGCGGCATGGATCTCTTTAAGGCGCCGGGCATCGCGGAGACCATCGACTGGTGCCGGGCGCTCGCCGCGCTCAGCGTGACGGAGCTCGATCCGCAGTCGGTGCAGAACACGCTCGGTGTGCTGCTCAAGTATCAGGACGACCTCGCGCGGCTCGACGCACAGCAGATCGCGCAATGTCTCGCCATGAGCCCATGA
- a CDS encoding FAD binding domain-containing protein, whose product MYSYSFDYQRAADAKAAVAALSGNSEAKFLAGGQSLLPTMRLRLAQPSALIDVTRIPALKDIRADAKTVTIGAAVCHADVAGHAEIRRVLPALADLAGNIGDRQVRALGTLGGSIANNDPAADYPAGLVALGATVVTDRRRITADDFFLGMYETALHADELITAVEFPVPERAAYEKFFNPASHFALVGVFVAKSAGGVRVAVTGAAPSVFRATDLEAALAANFTPEAARAVTVSADDLNNDLHGSAEYRAHLIPVLAARAVAKANG is encoded by the coding sequence ATGTACTCGTATTCGTTCGACTATCAGCGCGCCGCCGATGCGAAGGCCGCCGTCGCCGCGCTCTCCGGCAACAGCGAGGCGAAATTCCTGGCGGGCGGGCAGAGCCTGCTGCCCACCATGCGCCTGCGGCTCGCGCAGCCTTCGGCGTTGATCGACGTCACCCGCATCCCGGCGCTCAAGGACATTCGCGCCGACGCGAAGACAGTGACCATCGGCGCGGCCGTGTGCCACGCGGACGTCGCCGGGCACGCGGAGATACGGCGCGTGCTGCCGGCGCTGGCCGATCTCGCGGGCAACATCGGCGACCGCCAGGTGCGTGCGCTCGGCACCCTCGGCGGCTCGATTGCGAACAATGATCCCGCCGCCGACTACCCGGCCGGGCTTGTCGCGCTCGGCGCCACCGTGGTCACCGACCGTCGCCGCATCACCGCCGACGACTTCTTCCTCGGCATGTACGAAACCGCGCTCCACGCCGACGAACTCATCACCGCCGTCGAATTTCCCGTGCCCGAGCGTGCCGCGTACGAGAAGTTCTTCAACCCGGCGTCGCATTTCGCGCTGGTGGGCGTATTCGTGGCGAAGTCGGCAGGCGGCGTGCGCGTTGCGGTGACGGGCGCGGCGCCTTCCGTGTTCCGCGCCACGGACCTGGAAGCCGCGCTCGCCGCGAACTTCACGCCCGAAGCCGCACGCGCCGTGACGGTATCCGCCGATGACCTCAACAACGACCTGCACGGCAGCGCCGAGTACCGCGCGCATCTGATTCCCGTGCTCGCCGCGCGCGCGGTCGCGAAGGCCAACGGGTAG
- a CDS encoding xanthine dehydrogenase family protein molybdopterin-binding subunit, with protein MNAPEQQRMIGASVKRKEDYRFLTGSGQYTDDIVLPQQTYAVFVRSPYAHATIQSVNTDAAKAMPGVIAIFTGADLAAENVGGLPCGWLIHSIDGSPMREPPHPVIAHTKARHVGDQVALVIAESVKEAKDAAETIEVEYDMLPAVIDTAHAADPGQPLVHDDVPNNTCYTWGHGDKSATDAAFAGAAHVTTLEIVNNRLIPNAIEPRAVNASYSPQDDSYTVYVANQNPHVERLLMAAFVLSLPESKVRVVAPDVGGGFGSKIFLYAEDVALTWASKKIRRPVKWTADRSESFISDAHGRDHVTKAELALDANGKFLAMRVHTTANMGAYLSTFASSVPTILYATLLAGQYTTPAIYAEVKAVFTNTVPVDAYRGAGRPEATYVVERLVETAAHEMNIDPAELRRRNFIRAFPYATPVGLTYDTGDYEACLGRALELADVAGFAARRDASKRNGKLRGLGYSCYIEACGLAPSNIAGALGARAGLFEAGEIRVHPTGSVTVFTGSHSHGQGHETTFAQVVSDRLGVPIDNIEIVHGDTGRIPFGMGTYGSRSIAVGGSAIMKALDKIEAKAKKIAAHLLEASAEDIEFHNGVFRVSGTDRTKTFTDISLAAYVPHNYPLETLEPGLDESAFYDPTNFTYPSGAYVCEVEVDPDTGETRIDRFTAVDDFGNVINPMIVEGQVHGGLGQGIGQALLERCVYDTETGQLLSGSYMDYAMPRASDLPSFNVETAKGTPCTHNPLGVKGCGEAGAIGSPPAIINAIVDALAPLGVKDIQMPATPHRVWSAIRAVQSPATHS; from the coding sequence ATGAACGCACCCGAACAGCAACGGATGATCGGCGCCTCCGTGAAGCGCAAGGAGGACTATCGCTTCCTCACCGGCAGCGGCCAGTACACCGACGACATCGTGCTGCCGCAACAGACGTACGCCGTATTCGTGCGCTCGCCTTACGCGCACGCCACGATCCAGAGCGTGAATACGGACGCCGCGAAGGCCATGCCCGGCGTCATCGCGATATTCACCGGCGCGGACCTCGCCGCGGAAAACGTGGGCGGCCTGCCGTGCGGCTGGCTGATTCACAGCATCGACGGTTCGCCCATGCGCGAGCCGCCGCATCCCGTGATCGCGCATACGAAGGCGCGGCACGTGGGCGACCAGGTCGCGCTCGTCATCGCGGAATCGGTGAAGGAAGCAAAAGACGCGGCCGAGACCATCGAGGTCGAGTACGACATGCTGCCCGCCGTGATCGACACGGCGCATGCCGCGGACCCCGGCCAGCCGCTCGTGCACGACGACGTGCCCAACAACACCTGCTACACGTGGGGCCACGGCGACAAAAGCGCGACAGACGCCGCGTTCGCCGGCGCCGCGCACGTCACCACGCTCGAGATCGTCAACAACCGGCTGATCCCGAACGCCATCGAGCCGCGCGCCGTCAACGCGAGCTACTCGCCGCAGGACGACAGCTACACGGTCTACGTGGCGAACCAGAACCCGCACGTCGAGCGTCTGTTGATGGCGGCGTTCGTGCTCTCGCTGCCCGAATCGAAGGTGCGCGTGGTGGCGCCCGACGTGGGCGGCGGCTTCGGCTCGAAGATTTTTCTCTACGCCGAGGACGTGGCGCTCACCTGGGCCTCGAAGAAAATTCGCCGGCCCGTGAAGTGGACAGCCGACCGCTCCGAGTCCTTCATCTCCGACGCCCACGGCCGCGACCACGTGACGAAGGCCGAACTCGCGCTGGACGCCAACGGCAAGTTCCTCGCCATGCGCGTGCACACCACGGCGAACATGGGCGCGTATCTCTCGACGTTCGCCTCCAGCGTGCCGACCATCCTCTACGCCACGCTGCTGGCTGGGCAGTACACCACGCCCGCCATCTACGCCGAAGTGAAAGCGGTGTTCACGAACACTGTGCCCGTGGACGCCTATCGCGGCGCAGGCCGCCCCGAAGCGACCTACGTGGTGGAGCGCCTTGTCGAGACCGCGGCGCACGAGATGAACATCGATCCGGCCGAACTGCGCCGCCGCAACTTCATCCGCGCGTTCCCGTACGCAACGCCCGTCGGGCTCACCTACGACACCGGCGACTACGAAGCGTGCCTTGGCCGCGCGCTCGAACTTGCGGACGTCGCAGGCTTCGCGGCCCGGCGCGATGCGTCGAAGCGGAACGGCAAGCTGCGCGGGCTCGGCTACTCGTGCTACATCGAGGCCTGCGGGCTCGCGCCGTCGAACATCGCGGGCGCGCTCGGCGCGCGCGCCGGGCTCTTCGAGGCGGGCGAGATCCGCGTGCATCCCACCGGCTCCGTCACCGTGTTCACCGGCTCGCACAGCCACGGCCAGGGCCACGAAACGACCTTCGCGCAGGTGGTCTCCGACCGCCTCGGCGTGCCCATCGACAACATCGAGATCGTGCACGGCGACACCGGCCGCATTCCGTTCGGCATGGGCACGTACGGCTCGCGCTCCATCGCGGTGGGCGGCTCGGCCATCATGAAGGCGCTCGACAAGATCGAGGCGAAGGCGAAGAAGATCGCGGCGCACCTGCTGGAAGCGTCGGCGGAAGACATCGAGTTTCATAACGGCGTGTTCCGCGTGAGCGGCACCGACCGCACGAAGACCTTCACCGACATCTCGCTCGCCGCGTACGTGCCGCACAACTATCCGCTCGAAACGCTGGAGCCGGGCCTCGACGAAAGCGCCTTCTACGACCCGACCAACTTCACGTATCCCTCGGGCGCCTACGTCTGCGAAGTCGAGGTGGACCCCGACACGGGCGAGACGCGCATCGACCGCTTCACGGCCGTGGACGACTTCGGCAACGTCATCAACCCGATGATTGTCGAAGGCCAGGTGCATGGCGGCCTGGGCCAGGGCATCGGCCAGGCGCTGCTGGAACGCTGCGTCTACGACACGGAAACCGGCCAGCTGCTCTCCGGCTCGTACATGGACTACGCGATGCCGCGTGCCTCCGACCTGCCCTCGTTCAACGTGGAAACAGCCAAGGGCACGCCCTGCACGCACAATCCGCTCGGCGTGAAGGGCTGCGGCGAAGCGGGCGCCATCGGTTCGCCGCCGGCCATCATCAATGCGATTGTCGACGCCCTCGCGCCGCTCGGCGTGAAGGACATCCAGATGCCCGCCACGCCGCATCGCGTGTGGTCGGCGATCCGCGCGGTGCAAAGTCCGGCGACCCACAGCTGA
- a CDS encoding (2Fe-2S)-binding protein has protein sequence MAISIRLTVNDAPVTAEVEPHTLLVQFLRDKLRLTGTHIGCDTAQCGACTVHLNGRAVKACNMLAVQAEGADVTTIEGLAANGALHPMQAAFRECHGLQCGFCTPGMVMSAAALVAQNPDLTEADVRRQLDGNLCRCTGYHNIVKAVLEGAAAMKADAPRA, from the coding sequence ATGGCGATCAGTATCCGCCTGACGGTCAACGACGCGCCCGTGACCGCCGAGGTCGAGCCTCATACGCTGCTGGTCCAGTTTCTACGCGACAAGCTGCGCCTGACCGGCACCCACATCGGCTGCGACACCGCGCAATGCGGCGCCTGCACCGTCCATCTGAACGGCCGCGCCGTGAAGGCGTGCAACATGCTTGCCGTGCAGGCCGAAGGCGCCGACGTCACCACCATCGAAGGACTCGCGGCCAACGGCGCGCTGCATCCCATGCAGGCCGCGTTTCGCGAATGCCACGGACTGCAATGCGGTTTCTGCACGCCGGGCATGGTGATGAGCGCCGCGGCCCTCGTTGCGCAGAACCCCGATCTCACCGAAGCCGACGTGCGCCGTCAGCTGGACGGCAACCTGTGCCGCTGCACGGGTTATCACAACATCGTGAAAGCCGTGCTGGAAGGCGCCGCCGCCATGAAGGCGGACGCGCCGCGCGCGTGA
- a CDS encoding amino acid permease, with product MSLFRRKNVEHMLAGAQSAGLKKALGALDLTFLGIGAIIGTGIFVLTGTGAVQAGPALMVSFVIAAIACCFAALAYAEFASTIPVAGSIYTYSYATLGELAAWVIGWDLMLEYGLATSAVSVGWSGYLQSLLSGFGIALPVALTAAPGAVKGVTTLFNLPAFLVMMAITALLSVGVRESTRINNIMVAIKVTVVLLVIAVGVFHVTPANWTPFMPNGWHGVFGAAAVMFFAFIGFDSVSSAAEEVKNPKRDLPVGIIASLAVCAVLYVVVAAVVTGIVPSAKFADISHPVSYALQVAGQTWVAGFIDLGAVLGMLTVILVMSYGQTRVIFAMSRDGLLPAALSRVHPRFATPFLTTWLVGIFFGLIGALVPLNVLAELINIGTLAAFSMVSIAVLVLRKTHPELPRAFRCPGVPVVPVLAVASCLFLMVNLQPVTWIAFLVWLVIGMVVYFGYSRHHSRLAHTTDAH from the coding sequence ATGTCCCTCTTTCGCAGGAAAAACGTCGAACACATGCTGGCCGGGGCGCAAAGCGCCGGCCTCAAAAAAGCCCTCGGCGCCCTCGACCTCACGTTTCTCGGCATCGGCGCCATCATCGGCACGGGCATCTTCGTGCTGACCGGCACAGGCGCAGTTCAGGCCGGCCCCGCGCTGATGGTCTCCTTCGTGATCGCCGCCATTGCCTGCTGTTTCGCCGCGCTCGCCTACGCCGAGTTCGCTTCCACGATCCCTGTTGCCGGCTCCATCTACACCTATTCGTACGCGACGCTCGGCGAGCTTGCAGCCTGGGTCATCGGCTGGGACCTGATGCTGGAATACGGGCTCGCCACCTCGGCGGTCTCGGTGGGCTGGTCGGGCTACCTGCAATCACTGCTCTCGGGCTTCGGCATTGCGCTGCCCGTGGCGCTCACGGCCGCGCCGGGGGCCGTAAAGGGCGTCACCACGCTCTTCAACTTGCCCGCCTTCCTCGTGATGATGGCGATCACCGCGCTGCTCTCCGTCGGCGTGCGCGAATCCACGCGCATCAATAACATCATGGTCGCGATCAAGGTGACGGTCGTGCTACTCGTCATCGCAGTGGGCGTGTTCCACGTGACGCCCGCCAACTGGACGCCGTTCATGCCGAACGGCTGGCACGGCGTGTTCGGGGCCGCGGCCGTCATGTTCTTCGCGTTCATCGGCTTCGATTCGGTCTCGTCCGCAGCCGAGGAAGTGAAGAACCCGAAGCGCGACCTGCCGGTGGGCATCATCGCGTCGCTCGCTGTCTGCGCCGTGCTCTACGTGGTCGTGGCGGCGGTCGTGACCGGCATCGTGCCGTCGGCGAAATTTGCCGACATTTCTCACCCGGTGTCGTACGCGTTGCAGGTGGCCGGCCAGACGTGGGTGGCCGGCTTCATCGACCTGGGCGCCGTGCTCGGCATGCTCACCGTGATTCTCGTGATGAGCTACGGCCAGACGCGCGTCATCTTCGCCATGTCGCGCGATGGCCTGCTGCCCGCCGCGCTTTCGCGCGTGCATCCGCGCTTTGCGACGCCGTTCCTCACCACGTGGCTCGTGGGCATCTTCTTCGGCCTGATCGGCGCGCTCGTGCCGCTCAACGTGCTGGCCGAACTCATCAACATCGGCACGCTCGCGGCTTTTTCGATGGTCTCCATCGCCGTGCTGGTGCTGCGCAAGACGCATCCCGAGCTGCCGCGCGCCTTCCGCTGCCCCGGCGTGCCGGTGGTGCCGGTGCTCGCGGTGGCGTCGTGCCTCTTCCTGATGGTGAACCTGCAGCCCGTTACGTGGATCGCGTTCCTCGTATGGCTCGTGATCGGGATGGTGGTGTACTTCGGCTACTCGCGTCATCACTCGCGTCTGGCGCATACGACCGACGCGCACTGA
- the rqpR gene encoding response regulator transcription factor RqpR (The RqpSR system (Regulating Quorum sensing and Pathogenicity Sensor kinase and Response regulator) co-occurs with and modulates the expression of cis-2-dodecenoic acid quorum-sensing systems.) produces the protein MSLRILLVDDHAVVRQGVRQLLLDRRVAREVSEAENGADALAAVGKYVYDVVLLDISLPDTNGVEVLKRIKRKAPRIPVLMFSMYREDQYAVRALKAGAAGYLSKTVDAAQMIAAIQQVAAGRKYVSPAMAEALADYVSFDGEQLPHEKLSDREYQTLCMLASGKRLTDIAEALSLSVKTVSVYRTRLLEKMKLSNNAELTFYVMSNRLIDLNPAMTG, from the coding sequence ATGAGCCTGCGCATCCTGCTCGTGGACGATCACGCCGTGGTGCGCCAGGGCGTGCGTCAATTGCTGCTGGACCGCCGCGTGGCGCGCGAAGTCTCCGAGGCCGAAAACGGCGCGGACGCGCTCGCCGCCGTCGGCAAGTACGTCTACGACGTCGTCCTGCTCGACATTTCGTTGCCCGACACGAACGGCGTCGAGGTGCTGAAGCGGATCAAGCGCAAGGCGCCGCGCATACCGGTGCTGATGTTCTCGATGTATCGCGAAGACCAGTACGCCGTGCGCGCGCTCAAGGCCGGCGCGGCGGGCTATCTCTCCAAGACCGTGGACGCCGCGCAGATGATCGCCGCGATCCAGCAGGTCGCGGCCGGCCGCAAGTACGTGAGCCCGGCGATGGCCGAAGCGCTCGCCGATTACGTCTCGTTCGACGGCGAGCAGTTGCCGCACGAAAAACTCTCGGACCGCGAGTACCAGACGCTCTGCATGCTGGCTTCGGGCAAGCGCCTCACGGACATCGCAGAAGCGCTGTCGCTGTCGGTCAAGACGGTGAGCGTGTACCGCACGCGGCTGCTGGAGAAGATGAAGCTCAGCAACAACGCCGAACTCACGTTCTACGTGATGAGCAACCGCCTCATCGACCTGAACCCCGCGATGACGGGCTGA
- a CDS encoding sensor histidine kinase: MDTSTVIPISGSVPARPKRAARGTPAADMRTLAPGDPPSLAVTAAAATPLQANGVSELVRLRTRVNALAAELAAVGEATRRQLARELHDSVGAELTATHFALANLETRLADHAPQAALEAFALVRRSLEATGDAVRQALAGLHAPQLDAGIVRALSQWTGGFAQRTGLRTSLVCAADVRLTRLPPASALAVFRVAQEALTNVARHAQATGADVQIETSRRYLTLIVSDDGVGLSPRAARRCRSAVDHDDAEFDGHFGVSGMRVRCEAFGGKLQIMAKRLGATAIATTAAGRPKHGTRLRARFAWDALMGAVPAQASAVCQAKVLR; this comes from the coding sequence ATGGATACGTCGACCGTCATACCGATCAGCGGCAGTGTGCCCGCCCGCCCAAAGCGTGCGGCACGCGGCACGCCGGCCGCAGACATGCGCACGCTCGCACCGGGCGATCCGCCTTCGCTCGCCGTAACCGCGGCTGCGGCCACGCCGTTGCAGGCCAATGGCGTCTCCGAACTCGTCCGCCTGCGGACTCGCGTGAACGCGCTCGCCGCCGAACTGGCCGCTGTGGGCGAAGCCACGCGACGCCAGCTCGCGCGCGAGTTGCACGACAGCGTGGGCGCCGAACTCACGGCCACCCACTTTGCCCTCGCCAATCTCGAAACACGCCTTGCCGACCACGCCCCGCAAGCCGCGCTGGAGGCGTTCGCGCTCGTCCGTCGGTCGCTCGAAGCGACGGGCGACGCCGTGCGCCAGGCCCTCGCCGGTCTGCACGCACCGCAACTGGACGCGGGCATCGTGCGCGCGCTGTCTCAATGGACGGGCGGCTTCGCCCAGCGCACCGGCCTTCGCACCAGCCTGGTCTGCGCCGCCGACGTGCGGCTCACGCGGCTTCCGCCGGCCTCTGCGCTGGCCGTCTTCCGGGTCGCACAGGAAGCGCTCACTAACGTAGCGCGGCACGCGCAGGCAACGGGCGCCGACGTCCAGATCGAAACGAGCCGCCGCTACCTCACGCTGATCGTCAGCGACGACGGTGTCGGTCTCTCCCCGCGCGCCGCCCGGCGCTGCCGCTCGGCAGTCGACCACGACGACGCCGAGTTCGACGGCCATTTCGGCGTCAGCGGTATGCGGGTGCGCTGCGAAGCCTTCGGCGGCAAGTTGCAGATCATGGCAAAGCGCCTTGGTGCAACCGCTATCGCTACCACCGCCGCCGGCCGCCCGAAGCACGGCACCCGCCTGCGCGCCCGCTTCGCGTGGGACGCGCTGATGGGCGCCGTCCCCGCGCAAGCCAGCGCCGTTTGCCAGGCGAAGGTCCTGCGATGA
- a CDS encoding ferredoxin--NADP reductase, which translates to MSNLTTQTVLSVHHWTDTLFTFTCTRDPGLRFENGQFTMVGLEVDGKPLIRAYSMASANYEEHLEFLSIKVQDGPLTSRLQHLKVGDSVLIGKKPTGTLMADNLLPGKTLWLLSTGTGLAPFMSIIKDPDVYDRYEKVVLTHTCRFVDELAYKEFITEDLRNHEYLGDVVREKLVYYPTVTRETFENRGRITELIETKKLFEDLNVPPFSLENDRVMLCGSPHMLRDTRELLDGLGFKEGSNNDPGHYVVEKAFVG; encoded by the coding sequence ATGAGCAATCTGACCACGCAAACCGTTCTTTCCGTCCATCACTGGACCGACACGCTCTTCACCTTCACCTGCACGCGCGACCCGGGCCTGCGTTTCGAGAACGGCCAGTTCACGATGGTGGGCCTCGAAGTCGACGGCAAGCCGTTGATCCGCGCCTACAGCATGGCGAGCGCGAACTACGAAGAGCACCTGGAATTCCTGAGCATCAAGGTTCAGGACGGCCCCCTCACCTCGCGTCTGCAACACCTGAAGGTGGGCGACTCGGTGCTGATCGGCAAGAAGCCTACCGGCACGCTCATGGCTGACAACCTGCTGCCCGGCAAGACGCTGTGGCTGCTTTCCACGGGCACGGGGCTCGCGCCGTTCATGTCGATCATCAAAGACCCGGACGTGTACGACCGCTACGAAAAGGTGGTGCTCACGCACACCTGCCGTTTCGTCGACGAACTGGCGTACAAGGAATTCATCACCGAAGACCTGCGCAACCACGAGTACCTGGGCGACGTCGTGCGCGAAAAGCTGGTCTATTACCCGACGGTCACGCGCGAGACGTTCGAGAACCGCGGCCGCATCACCGAGCTGATCGAAACGAAGAAGCTGTTCGAAGACCTGAACGTGCCGCCGTTCTCGCTGGAAAACGACCGCGTCATGCTGTGCGGCAGCCCGCACATGCTGCGCGACACGCGCGAACTGCTGGACGGCCTCGGCTTCAAGGAAGGCAGCAATAACGACCCCGGCCACTACGTGGTGGAAAAGGCGTTCGTGGGCTGA
- a CDS encoding LysE family translocator, whose product MHYLPILLQIAVVYLFAAASPGPNFFMITQLSLAGRRGLGAASALGVGTASTIWAALAMLGVAAVLQKIDWLYGGIRIAGALYLVYFGIKLLRSGARRDDAVQTRLPADTPPAADRRAYFRAWRTGLVTCLTNPKSCVFWTSVFAAMFPQHPPLWFYGVVLVLISALSAGWYSSVAFMFAAERTQRGYRRLRRPVDALCGAALVGLGVKLAADR is encoded by the coding sequence AGCCCGGGCCCGAACTTCTTCATGATCACGCAGCTGTCGCTTGCGGGACGGCGGGGCCTGGGCGCCGCATCGGCGCTGGGCGTGGGCACGGCCTCCACGATCTGGGCGGCGCTCGCCATGCTCGGCGTGGCCGCGGTGCTGCAAAAAATCGACTGGCTCTATGGCGGCATCCGCATTGCCGGTGCGCTGTATCTCGTCTACTTCGGCATCAAGCTGCTGCGTTCCGGCGCACGGCGCGACGATGCTGTGCAAACCAGGCTGCCCGCCGATACGCCGCCCGCGGCCGATCGTCGCGCGTACTTCCGCGCGTGGCGCACCGGCCTCGTTACGTGCCTCACGAATCCCAAGTCGTGCGTGTTCTGGACGAGCGTGTTTGCCGCGATGTTCCCGCAGCACCCGCCACTGTGGTTCTACGGCGTGGTGCTCGTGCTGATCTCCGCGCTCTCGGCCGGCTGGTATAGCAGCGTGGCCTTCATGTTCGCGGCCGAGCGTACGCAGCGCGGCTACCGGCGACTGCGCCGGCCCGTGGATGCGCTCTGTGGCGCCGCGCTCGTCGGGCTGGGTGTGAAGCTCGCCGCCGACCGTTGA